A single window of Caldimicrobium thiodismutans DNA harbors:
- a CDS encoding sensor histidine kinase codes for MTIKKRIFLLFTFSLSLIILLISINFYFFNTLKGEIYFLEQTDTLRTKALQLRRYEKNIFLKYSSALERDYKNVLRYMEELEKTIDGLSKSGYKYEEIPQLKETLNLYKQTFFELENLSRDVDAKLQNRFPHNPELLNLLRSVILSHPSEVSNFLKKLKILNSEEEKNLDKLERDLQNLRVLGENLVNLTKKLDLLCRAEIEKKLKFLKIIQILGLGFFTGLTLAGILFLIRGIIQRCKILNMLIENTGKGVFKKYKLFKISDELDLLIYKFNLMEEKLKEREEELERQREEMYQMSKMAALGRLLTKISHELNNPVNNLSLTLKTLERELSSEDKEKFKEYIEDLQKQARRIKEIIEHFLIYSKKRSLNKTSIPLKGFILKTWEKFIKDHPENEILFKIDSPEDLKLEGDPILIESALINILKNAYEAMEGKGTIKIAVTVKDRMIHLEIRDTGKGIPDEIKASIFEPFFSTKPSGIGIGLSLAKEILQKHGGDILLKESTEKGTTFEIILPL; via the coding sequence ATGACTATTAAGAAAAGAATTTTTCTCCTTTTTACCTTCAGCTTATCCTTGATTATTCTTTTAATTTCTATAAATTTTTATTTTTTTAATACTCTTAAAGGTGAAATCTACTTTCTTGAGCAGACAGACACCCTTCGCACCAAGGCCTTACAATTAAGAAGATATGAAAAAAATATTTTTTTAAAATACAGTTCTGCCTTAGAGAGAGACTATAAAAATGTCTTACGCTATATGGAGGAACTGGAAAAAACTATAGATGGGCTTTCTAAGAGTGGGTATAAATATGAGGAAATCCCTCAATTAAAAGAAACCCTTAATCTTTACAAACAAACTTTTTTTGAACTTGAAAACCTTTCAAGAGATGTTGATGCCAAACTCCAGAATCGGTTTCCCCATAATCCTGAACTTTTAAACTTACTCAGGAGCGTGATTCTTTCTCATCCCTCAGAGGTCTCAAATTTTTTAAAAAAGCTTAAAATTTTAAACTCAGAAGAGGAAAAAAATCTTGACAAACTTGAAAGAGATTTACAAAATCTCAGGGTTCTGGGAGAAAATTTAGTGAATCTTACCAAAAAACTGGATCTCCTATGCAGGGCAGAGATTGAAAAAAAACTTAAATTTTTAAAAATTATTCAAATCCTTGGTTTGGGATTTTTTACAGGTCTCACCTTAGCAGGAATACTTTTCCTGATCCGGGGAATTATACAGAGATGTAAGATTTTAAATATGCTTATAGAAAATACAGGCAAAGGGGTTTTTAAGAAATATAAGCTCTTTAAAATATCTGATGAATTAGATCTTTTGATTTACAAATTCAACCTCATGGAAGAAAAATTGAAAGAACGGGAAGAGGAACTTGAAAGACAAAGAGAGGAAATGTATCAGATGAGTAAAATGGCAGCCCTTGGAAGGCTTTTAACCAAAATCTCCCATGAATTGAATAATCCAGTCAATAACCTCTCCTTAACTTTAAAAACTCTGGAAAGAGAACTTTCATCTGAAGATAAAGAGAAATTCAAAGAATACATAGAGGATTTACAAAAACAGGCACGAAGAATTAAAGAAATCATTGAACACTTCTTGATTTATTCTAAAAAAAGATCCCTGAATAAAACATCTATTCCTTTAAAAGGTTTTATCTTGAAAACCTGGGAAAAATTTATAAAAGATCACCCTGAAAATGAAATCCTCTTTAAAATAGATTCCCCTGAAGATTTAAAACTTGAGGGAGATCCCATCCTTATTGAAAGTGCTTTAATAAATATTTTAAAAAATGCCTATGAAGCTATGGAAGGTAAAGGAACTATTAAAATTGCAGTAACTGTGAAAGATAGAATGATTCACCTTGAAATTAGGGATACTGGAAAAGGTATTCCAGATGAAATCAAGGCGTCCATTTTTGAACCCTTTTTCAGCACTAAACCAAGCGGAATTGGAATAGGACTTTCCCTGGCTAAAGAAATCTTGCAAAAACACGGAGGAGATATTCTTTTGAAAGAAAGCACCGAAAAGGGAACAACCTTTGAAATAATATTACCATTATAG
- a CDS encoding AAA family ATPase → MPGRKTDLTLSLKKIDFNPEFEKAWAIISKTSKNLLITGRAGTGKSTFLRFIRDNLKKNLVVLAPTGVSALNIEGQTIHSFFGFKPDITLEKVMKLGPKEDYKDLYKHIQTLIIDEISMVRADLFDCVETFLRKWGPKKGQPFGGVQIILIGDLYQLPPVVTSGEKEIFKYLYETPFFFSARAFKENPFEFVEFEKIYRQRDALFIEILNRIRNGTAEEDVLSILNERVNPQFEPPTNEFYINLTTTNARAEEINLSQLENIKKPLFEFEGSLRGRLEVDDLPAPLILKIKESAQVMLLNNHPEGDWVNGDVGKVIEILPEDETIVVELRRGKIVEVIPFKWEVYEHYFDKNEGIVKTKTIGSFVQFPLKLAWAITIHKSQGLTFERVIIDLEKGTFAHGQLYVALSRCTSLDGIVLKSPVKKGHIRLDRGVIKFLTTFQYALAKKSLPLEEKIKLLKRACQEKKELEIIYLKSSDEKSRRRILPMEVSEEKFRGKPFLALKAFCCLRGEPRTFNVEKILEIKEVDIAIDTGKAN, encoded by the coding sequence TTGCCAGGGAGAAAGACAGATTTAACCTTAAGTTTGAAAAAAATTGATTTTAATCCTGAGTTTGAAAAGGCCTGGGCTATAATTTCAAAAACTTCTAAAAACTTGCTCATTACCGGCCGTGCTGGAACTGGCAAATCCACCTTTTTGAGATTTATAAGAGATAATCTCAAAAAAAACTTAGTAGTGCTTGCTCCTACTGGGGTTTCAGCTTTAAACATTGAGGGGCAAACCATTCACTCCTTTTTTGGTTTCAAACCTGACATCACTCTGGAAAAGGTAATGAAATTAGGGCCCAAGGAGGACTATAAGGATCTTTATAAACATATTCAAACCCTTATTATTGATGAAATCTCCATGGTAAGGGCTGATCTCTTTGACTGCGTGGAGACCTTTTTAAGAAAATGGGGCCCTAAGAAAGGACAACCCTTTGGAGGTGTTCAAATCATTCTTATAGGAGACCTTTATCAGCTTCCCCCGGTGGTAACTTCAGGAGAAAAAGAAATCTTTAAATATCTCTATGAGACTCCCTTTTTCTTTAGTGCCAGGGCCTTTAAAGAGAATCCCTTTGAATTTGTAGAATTTGAAAAGATCTATCGCCAAAGAGATGCCTTGTTCATTGAGATACTTAATCGTATCCGGAATGGGACTGCAGAAGAGGATGTGCTCTCAATTTTAAACGAAAGGGTCAATCCTCAATTTGAACCCCCAACGAATGAATTTTATATCAACCTTACAACAACCAATGCTCGAGCTGAAGAGATAAACCTTTCGCAATTAGAAAACATAAAAAAGCCCCTCTTTGAATTCGAGGGTTCCTTAAGGGGAAGACTTGAGGTTGATGATCTTCCTGCTCCCCTTATTTTGAAGATTAAAGAATCTGCTCAGGTCATGCTTCTCAATAATCATCCAGAAGGTGACTGGGTAAATGGAGATGTAGGTAAAGTTATTGAAATCCTGCCTGAGGATGAAACCATAGTGGTTGAATTGAGACGGGGAAAGATAGTTGAGGTAATTCCCTTTAAATGGGAGGTCTATGAGCACTATTTTGACAAAAATGAGGGAATAGTGAAGACAAAAACTATTGGCTCCTTTGTTCAGTTTCCTTTAAAACTTGCCTGGGCAATAACTATTCATAAAAGTCAAGGCCTTACCTTTGAAAGAGTAATCATTGATCTTGAGAAGGGGACCTTTGCCCATGGTCAGCTCTATGTTGCCCTCTCCCGTTGCACCTCCCTTGATGGCATAGTGCTAAAAAGCCCGGTTAAAAAGGGCCATATCAGACTTGACCGAGGGGTTATTAAATTTTTAACTACCTTTCAATATGCCTTAGCTAAAAAGAGTCTTCCCCTTGAAGAAAAAATTAAACTTCTCAAAAGGGCCTGTCAAGAAAAAAAAGAGCTTGAGATAATTTATCTTAAAAGTAGTGATGAGAAAAGCAGACGGAGAATTCTTCCTATGGAGGTCTCAGAAGAAAAATTTCGGGGGAAACCCTTTCTTGCTCTAAAGGCCTTTTGCTGTCTCCGTGGAGAACCTCGCACTTTTAATGTGGAAAAAATCCTTGAGATTAAGGAAGTAGATATAGCCATAGATACAGGAAAAGCAAATTAA
- a CDS encoding anion transporter, which translates to MEIKDLLASLVILLTYVGLTLGHLPFFRMNRAGIILVGVTILSLMGIINLKEAWQSIDAQTLVFLFGIMILNAHLGYAGFFGFSMQALLRYARSPLALLCIISFSSGLLSAFFLNDTMALMLTPLVYGVVKALKLNPNPYLLALMFSVNTGSLMTPTGNPQNILIASISGLSFVTFIKNLWIVSLFGLLLQILILTFIYPEVRSLKPLPPLEMTFRVHKGLLRKGIMVTSGLFLAFLAGLPMAESAFIACGLLLFTRRLRSERYFSKIDWELLILFAGLFILTFTTQKLGLHKPLLVFTQSSYGLLFLTVILSLLISNVPAVLILSPYVTTSKDWLLLAGGSTLAGNLTLLASVANLIVAELLEKGGHTLSFWEHLKIGLPLTLLNLLFLYLWLYLLP; encoded by the coding sequence ATGGAGATAAAAGACCTTCTTGCCAGCCTTGTCATACTCTTGACCTATGTAGGTCTTACCTTAGGGCATCTTCCTTTTTTTCGCATGAACAGGGCAGGAATAATTTTGGTTGGGGTTACAATTCTTTCTTTAATGGGGATTATTAATTTAAAGGAGGCCTGGCAATCAATTGATGCCCAAACTCTGGTTTTTTTATTTGGCATAATGATTCTTAATGCCCATCTTGGTTATGCAGGGTTTTTTGGTTTTTCCATGCAGGCCCTTTTAAGGTATGCCAGATCCCCCTTAGCTCTGCTCTGCATTATCAGTTTCTCAAGTGGTCTTCTATCTGCCTTTTTTCTCAATGATACAATGGCCCTTATGTTAACTCCTCTTGTTTATGGTGTGGTAAAGGCTCTTAAATTAAATCCCAATCCCTATCTTCTTGCCCTTATGTTTTCCGTTAATACAGGGAGTCTCATGACTCCTACTGGGAACCCTCAAAATATTCTCATAGCCAGTATCTCCGGCTTAAGTTTTGTTACCTTTATTAAAAACCTATGGATAGTTTCACTCTTTGGACTTCTTTTACAGATTCTTATTCTTACATTTATTTATCCTGAGGTGCGTTCTTTAAAGCCCTTACCACCTTTAGAGATGACCTTTAGAGTTCATAAGGGACTCCTGAGAAAGGGAATTATGGTTACTTCAGGTCTTTTTTTAGCCTTTCTTGCTGGTCTACCCATGGCAGAGAGCGCCTTCATAGCTTGCGGGCTTTTACTTTTTACTCGAAGATTGCGTTCTGAGAGATACTTTAGCAAAATTGACTGGGAACTCCTTATTCTTTTTGCCGGACTTTTTATTTTAACCTTTACCACGCAAAAGTTGGGGTTACACAAACCACTCTTAGTTTTTACCCAGAGTTCTTATGGCCTTCTCTTTCTTACTGTAATTCTTTCCTTGCTTATCTCCAATGTGCCAGCAGTATTAATTCTTTCGCCTTATGTAACCACTTCAAAGGATTGGTTACTTCTTGCTGGAGGAAGTACCCTTGCAGGTAATCTAACCCTTCTTGCCAGTGTAGCCAATTTGATTGTAGCAGAACTATTAGAAAAGGGAGGACATACTTTAAGTTTTTGGGAACATTTAAAAATAGGTCTCCCTTTAACTCTTCTTAATTTGCTTTTCCTGTATCTATGGCTATATCTACTTCCTTAA
- a CDS encoding TolC family protein → MKKIWRVAFFKNFYKLLINMDNLHRIIRSVLLILSFSILPLFSLFAKEISLKEFLALALKNNLELKAFQQAIKASELEKEAAKGAYFPRLKLEELLSHSDIPAQVFTFKLNQEEFSAKDFEIKKLNDPKSRTNFETRLTLELPIWLGGKIQAQVKQAEAHFRALKNLYERKEEEVLSQVYQAYLFAILSKESIKVSESSIREAEEHLRIAKARYQAGTALLSDVYRAEVYLNRAKESQEKAKNYYSLAKKNLELLVNTSLGDFEVEDLASIPQIEIERVKTLAFQNRKDLKALEEEIKTQREAYKVTLSENLPQISAFATYSLNDKNYPFGSSGSGYLLGLGLTWKFDTGLTTLKKAQAELQKSSSLEKKYLFLKNNILFEIEKAHTEYQNALYKFKSAESRIQASTEMLRIIQLRYQSGLARMLDLLDAQSELDQARLERLQALKDLHEAYMQILLAGGILKEAL, encoded by the coding sequence GTGAAAAAAATCTGGAGGGTTGCCTTTTTTAAAAATTTCTATAAATTATTGATTAATATGGATAACTTACACCGAATAATAAGGTCTGTCCTTTTGATCCTTAGTTTTTCTATTCTTCCTCTTTTTTCCCTTTTTGCTAAAGAAATCTCTCTAAAAGAATTTTTAGCCCTTGCCCTAAAAAACAACTTAGAGCTTAAGGCCTTTCAACAGGCTATCAAGGCTTCAGAGCTTGAAAAGGAAGCTGCCAAAGGGGCATATTTTCCAAGGCTAAAATTGGAAGAACTTTTGAGCCACAGCGATATCCCGGCCCAGGTCTTTACTTTTAAACTGAATCAGGAAGAATTTTCAGCTAAGGACTTTGAAATTAAAAAGTTAAATGATCCCAAGAGTAGAACAAACTTTGAGACCCGCTTGACCCTTGAACTTCCCATCTGGCTGGGTGGAAAGATTCAGGCTCAGGTAAAACAAGCTGAGGCTCATTTTCGGGCTTTAAAAAATCTTTATGAGCGCAAAGAAGAAGAGGTTCTCTCTCAGGTTTACCAGGCCTACCTTTTTGCGATCCTATCCAAAGAGAGCATAAAGGTCTCAGAGAGTTCAATCCGAGAGGCTGAAGAACACTTAAGAATTGCTAAAGCCCGCTATCAAGCAGGCACAGCTCTCCTTTCAGATGTTTACCGTGCCGAGGTCTATCTCAATAGGGCCAAGGAGTCACAGGAAAAGGCTAAAAACTATTACAGCCTTGCTAAAAAGAATCTTGAACTCCTTGTAAACACATCTCTCGGAGATTTTGAAGTTGAAGACTTAGCCTCTATCCCTCAAATAGAAATTGAAAGGGTTAAAACCCTTGCCTTCCAAAACAGAAAAGATTTAAAGGCCTTAGAAGAGGAGATTAAGACGCAAAGGGAGGCTTATAAAGTTACCCTTTCCGAAAACCTTCCTCAAATCTCAGCCTTTGCAACCTATTCCCTTAATGATAAAAACTATCCCTTTGGTTCAAGTGGAAGTGGATATCTCCTTGGCCTTGGTCTTACCTGGAAATTTGACACCGGGCTTACAACTCTTAAAAAGGCTCAGGCTGAGCTTCAAAAATCCTCCTCCTTGGAAAAAAAATATCTTTTTCTGAAAAATAACATCCTCTTTGAGATAGAGAAGGCCCATACAGAATATCAAAATGCCCTTTATAAGTTTAAGAGCGCTGAGAGTCGGATCCAGGCCTCAACGGAGATGCTCCGCATTATTCAACTGCGCTATCAAAGTGGTCTTGCCAGAATGCTTGACCTCCTTGATGCCCAATCTGAACTTGATCAGGCAAGGCTTGAAAGACTGCAGGCCCTAAAAGATTTACACGAGGCTTACATGCAAATCCTCCTTGCAGGAGGTATCCTTAAGGAGGCTTTATGA
- a CDS encoding efflux RND transporter permease subunit — protein sequence MKDLGLTARIVNYFIDSKLTPVIILVTLVLGLFAILKTPKEEEPQIVVPMIDIMLQYPGAEPKEVEKRVVTPLEKKLWELKDIEYIYSVAKPGMAVVTARFYVGTDPVKALVEINSKWMSAMDIAPPGVILPPLIKPKSIDDVPILSLTLWGERYDGYDLRRMAALLENEIKKLENVAEVSLIGGRPREIRIILDPARLESFRLSPLRLAQILKNANAQCVSGRLKEKNQEYLLQTGEFFRSKEDVENVIVGIFQGRPVYLKDVAKVSDGPSEVKDYVFFGGGPAGPKKGIQSSSELYPAVTIAISKRKGTNAVQVAEEVLELVSKVRSKLLPSDLHVTVTRNYGETSREKANELLEHLFIATFAVTLLIAVVLGWREAVVVGIAVPVTLAIALFLSMLYGFTLNRVTLFALIFCIGILVDDPIVDVENIHRWFKARLAPNARLAIIGAVNEVRAPIILATFTVIAALMPMAFVTGLMGPYMRPIPINASVAMLFSLLVALIITPWAAYRILKTPAEEDKEIEEEELAHDLEEMKKRELEQEISYIKKTKLYQFFAKGMFPFLSSPKKRYLLYGGIIFLLLASLSLFYFKVVLVKMLPYDNKSEVQIVLDMPEGTPLEKTLETAKAIGRYIQRESIVTDIQIYVGTSSPYNFNGLVRHYYLRSEPHQADIQVNLIGKHHRKEQSHDFAKRIRPKVHEIAKAYGAKYVAVVEVPPGPPVLSPIVAEVYAPDLISQENFARNVLKIFKNSPLITDEGIYLEDKAPRLRLKAKEEKLKAAGLQRSELVQTLSALCEGLQVGIFQNTDTEHTPILLKLDESFRTLELLRTLKVVNFEGKPVPLSELVEIKEDLIPSSIYHKNLRRVTYVVGDTGGRYEAPVYGIFDIREKIKALSNPYGEVREFWLTHPLALDKIAVKWDGEMHITLEVFRDLGLAFLGAIFVMYVLILGWFRDFRIPGVIMAPIPLTLFGIIPGHLILNSFFTATSMIGFIALAGIIVRNSILVVDFAEQRVKKGVPLALAVVESAAVRTRPIFLTASGVVVGAFVILFDPIFNGLAISLIFGTIGSTLLSLFLIPLLYYGHKLKRGHPAPSKDLLKKQIFD from the coding sequence TTGAAAGACCTTGGTCTTACCGCAAGAATAGTTAATTATTTCATTGATTCCAAGCTTACCCCTGTAATTATTCTTGTTACTCTTGTCCTTGGGCTTTTTGCCATCCTTAAGACCCCTAAGGAGGAAGAGCCCCAGATTGTAGTTCCTATGATTGACATTATGCTTCAATATCCAGGGGCAGAACCTAAAGAGGTAGAAAAGAGAGTGGTTACACCCCTTGAAAAAAAGCTCTGGGAATTAAAGGATATTGAATACATCTATTCCGTTGCCAAACCCGGGATGGCTGTTGTCACGGCAAGATTTTATGTAGGGACAGATCCTGTTAAAGCCCTTGTTGAGATTAATTCAAAGTGGATGTCTGCAATGGATATAGCCCCTCCAGGAGTTATTTTACCCCCTCTCATAAAACCAAAATCCATTGATGATGTGCCCATACTCAGTCTCACCCTCTGGGGAGAGAGGTATGACGGATACGATCTAAGAAGGATGGCGGCTCTACTTGAAAATGAAATTAAAAAACTGGAAAATGTAGCAGAAGTCAGCCTTATTGGTGGCAGGCCACGCGAAATAAGAATTATTCTTGATCCAGCCAGATTAGAAAGTTTTCGACTCTCTCCCCTAAGGCTTGCCCAGATTCTTAAAAATGCCAATGCTCAATGTGTATCAGGAAGACTGAAAGAAAAAAATCAGGAATATCTTCTTCAAACTGGAGAGTTTTTCAGATCAAAAGAGGATGTAGAAAATGTAATTGTAGGGATTTTTCAGGGAAGGCCTGTTTATCTAAAAGATGTTGCCAAGGTCTCTGATGGGCCTTCGGAGGTCAAAGATTATGTCTTTTTTGGAGGTGGGCCAGCTGGCCCCAAAAAGGGTATTCAAAGTTCCTCTGAGCTCTATCCTGCAGTAACAATTGCTATCTCAAAAAGGAAAGGCACCAATGCTGTTCAGGTAGCAGAGGAAGTGCTTGAGCTTGTCTCTAAGGTCAGAAGCAAACTTCTCCCCTCAGACCTTCATGTAACAGTTACCAGAAACTACGGGGAGACCTCAAGAGAAAAGGCGAACGAACTTCTTGAACACCTTTTCATCGCTACCTTTGCGGTAACCCTCCTCATTGCAGTGGTTCTTGGCTGGAGGGAGGCTGTAGTAGTAGGTATTGCAGTTCCTGTTACCTTAGCTATTGCTCTCTTTTTAAGTATGCTTTACGGATTTACACTGAACCGGGTCACTCTCTTTGCCTTAATCTTTTGCATAGGAATTTTAGTAGATGACCCAATTGTGGATGTGGAAAACATACATCGCTGGTTTAAGGCCCGCTTAGCCCCAAATGCCAGATTAGCTATAATAGGTGCTGTCAATGAGGTTAGAGCCCCTATAATTCTTGCAACCTTTACTGTTATTGCAGCCCTTATGCCAATGGCCTTTGTCACAGGGCTTATGGGTCCTTACATGAGGCCCATACCCATTAATGCCTCAGTAGCTATGCTCTTTTCCCTTCTGGTAGCCCTAATTATTACTCCCTGGGCTGCTTACAGGATCTTAAAAACTCCTGCTGAAGAGGATAAAGAAATTGAAGAAGAGGAGCTTGCCCATGATCTGGAAGAGATGAAAAAAAGGGAACTTGAGCAAGAAATTTCCTATATTAAAAAGACAAAGCTTTACCAGTTTTTTGCCAAGGGAATGTTTCCCTTTCTCAGTTCTCCCAAAAAACGCTATCTCCTCTATGGAGGTATAATCTTCCTTTTGCTTGCAAGCTTGAGTCTTTTTTATTTTAAAGTTGTTTTGGTAAAGATGCTTCCCTATGACAATAAAAGTGAGGTTCAGATTGTTCTGGATATGCCTGAAGGCACTCCCCTTGAAAAGACCCTGGAGACTGCCAAGGCCATTGGGAGATATATTCAGAGGGAAAGCATAGTTACAGACATTCAAATCTATGTTGGGACAAGCTCTCCTTACAATTTCAATGGTCTCGTTAGGCATTATTATTTAAGAAGCGAGCCCCATCAGGCTGATATTCAGGTTAATCTAATTGGTAAACATCATAGAAAGGAACAATCTCACGATTTTGCTAAAAGGATTCGTCCTAAGGTTCATGAGATAGCTAAGGCTTATGGTGCAAAATATGTAGCTGTAGTGGAGGTCCCTCCTGGTCCCCCTGTTCTCTCACCAATTGTTGCAGAGGTTTATGCACCAGACCTTATCTCTCAAGAAAATTTTGCTCGGAATGTTCTAAAAATCTTCAAAAATTCTCCTCTTATAACGGATGAAGGAATTTATCTTGAAGATAAGGCTCCAAGATTAAGACTAAAGGCTAAGGAAGAAAAACTCAAAGCAGCTGGTCTGCAGAGGTCTGAACTTGTTCAGACTCTTAGTGCCCTTTGCGAAGGGTTACAGGTTGGAATCTTCCAGAATACTGATACTGAACATACTCCCATCCTTTTAAAACTGGATGAAAGTTTTCGCACCCTTGAATTATTGAGAACCCTTAAAGTGGTAAATTTTGAAGGCAAACCAGTCCCTCTTTCAGAACTCGTAGAGATAAAAGAGGATCTAATTCCTTCAAGCATTTATCATAAAAACCTTAGAAGAGTCACCTATGTAGTGGGAGATACGGGTGGGAGATATGAGGCCCCGGTTTATGGAATCTTTGATATCAGAGAAAAAATAAAAGCTCTTTCCAACCCCTATGGGGAAGTTAGAGAATTCTGGTTAACTCATCCTTTGGCCTTAGACAAAATTGCTGTAAAATGGGATGGCGAGATGCACATAACCCTTGAGGTTTTCAGAGATCTTGGGCTTGCCTTCCTCGGAGCAATCTTTGTTATGTATGTGCTCATTCTGGGTTGGTTTAGGGACTTTAGAATACCTGGGGTTATCATGGCCCCTATTCCTTTAACCCTTTTTGGTATCATCCCCGGGCACTTGATTTTAAACTCCTTTTTTACAGCAACCTCTATGATTGGTTTTATTGCTTTAGCTGGAATTATTGTTAGAAATTCTATTTTAGTAGTAGATTTTGCTGAACAAAGGGTAAAGAAGGGAGTTCCTCTGGCCTTAGCTGTGGTTGAATCAGCAGCAGTGCGAACTCGTCCCATATTCCTTACAGCCTCTGGTGTAGTGGTAGGGGCCTTTGTAATCCTTTTTGATCCAATCTTTAATGGCTTAGCCATTTCTCTCATCTTTGGAACCATAGGCTCAACCCTCCTTTCTCTCTTTCTTATTCCCCTTCTTTACTATGGTCATAAGTTAAAAAGAGGTCACCCCGCTCCATCTAAAGACCTTCTTAAAAAGCAAATCTTTGATTAA
- a CDS encoding efflux RND transporter periplasmic adaptor subunit has product MKNHLKYIIFLGILILVLLWIAGFFSSKMESKEVKPKTQKVTGLRFGTVEKREVVENAYTGEVIPEDKAEIATKVSGRVTAVKVKEGDCVKAGALLISIEGTEISSQIEALSHQMKQAEANYLSLKANYEANLKTFERYNKLLKEGAVTPQEYDEVKARYEASKEALEAAKAGISAVKAQKNAISSQLQYLYLRAPFTGCVIEKRVNPGDLAIPGEPMLIFEKPPYQIRAEIPAKFFNEINPGKSLFASVEGLSERIQGEVIEKSSGLNSQTQTFTIKLRLKQTQGLKSGLIAKVYIPEKREALYVPEKALLKRYDLTGIFVVKPDKTLELRYVKTGAKWNDQIEILSGLKEGETIVIEGIERACDHCLVE; this is encoded by the coding sequence ATGAAAAATCATCTAAAATATATTATTTTTTTGGGAATCTTAATTCTTGTTTTGCTCTGGATTGCAGGGTTCTTTAGTTCAAAGATGGAAAGCAAAGAAGTAAAGCCTAAGACCCAGAAGGTTACGGGTCTGCGGTTTGGCACGGTTGAAAAAAGAGAGGTCGTTGAAAATGCTTACACAGGGGAAGTTATCCCAGAAGATAAGGCAGAGATTGCAACTAAGGTCTCTGGAAGAGTTACAGCTGTAAAAGTTAAAGAAGGAGATTGTGTAAAGGCAGGAGCCCTTCTTATCTCTATTGAGGGAACTGAGATAAGCTCCCAGATTGAGGCCCTCTCTCATCAGATGAAGCAGGCTGAAGCAAACTACCTCTCTTTGAAAGCTAATTATGAGGCAAACTTAAAAACCTTTGAAAGATATAATAAACTCCTCAAAGAGGGTGCGGTTACCCCTCAAGAATATGATGAAGTAAAGGCAAGATATGAAGCTTCCAAGGAGGCCTTAGAAGCAGCTAAAGCCGGGATCTCCGCAGTTAAAGCCCAAAAGAATGCCATCTCTTCACAGCTTCAGTATCTTTACCTTAGGGCACCTTTTACAGGATGTGTTATTGAAAAAAGAGTTAATCCAGGTGATCTGGCAATTCCTGGAGAGCCCATGCTTATCTTTGAAAAGCCTCCCTATCAGATCAGGGCTGAAATCCCAGCCAAATTTTTTAATGAAATAAACCCTGGAAAGTCTCTCTTTGCTTCTGTAGAGGGGCTCTCTGAAAGAATCCAAGGTGAGGTGATTGAAAAAAGTTCAGGTCTAAATTCTCAAACGCAGACCTTTACTATCAAACTCAGGCTTAAACAAACACAGGGTTTAAAAAGTGGGTTGATTGCCAAGGTCTATATACCTGAAAAAAGGGAGGCCCTTTATGTCCCGGAAAAGGCCCTCTTAAAGCGTTATGACTTAACAGGAATTTTTGTAGTAAAACCAGATAAAACCCTGGAATTAAGATATGTTAAAACTGGTGCTAAATGGAATGACCAAATAGAGATTCTTTCTGGCCTTAAGGAAGGGGAAACCATAGTTATTGAAGGGATTGAGAGGGCCTGTGATCACTGTTTAGTAGAATAA